The genomic region ACCAAACTTTCAATATaactaatttgaaaaaaaaatccttcaCAAAACGGGCTATCGTATATGAACATTCATGACTTTCAAGTCAAAGGACCAAGGTGATGATCATATTCATTGCATAGTTTATTATAATGTTTCCAAGTCAGACACATAGGTGCATCTTGacattacaaacaatgttgccaaatagaGTTTCCTACTTTTTTCTACAAAAATTTAATTTTCATTTTCTAAGTGTAAAAAATGGGTgttttttgtgaagcaagtacaaaaatCAGGGTGCAAAATGGCACCACTCCAATTATCACAATAAGTTGACCATATTTTATGCACAAttgacaagtttcatggattttcTAGTTTTCTAGCTACTTTCGCACATTTAAATGACTTTATGTCAATTTTTCgaaagtaattcaaatttgaactgcaagtgtGTGATAGCTATGTCATAAAAATTAGCAAAAAATATTTTTAGGTACACAAGTAGTCATTATATGGGAGAACCACTTAGCAATTTGAGAGATTCAACCTCTTGTTATGGATAGCCATTTAACCATTTTGACCTGTTTtgaaaaaattgaaagaaaaagAATACAAGTTTAAAGAAATGCAATCCTTTTGCATGGAGTTATTTTAGGTGTACTAGTTGCGAGAAAAATACCAAACTTTCAATATATCTAAGTTGAAAAAAAAATCCTTCACAAAACAGGCTATCGTGTATGAACATTCATGACTTTCAAGTCAAAGGACCAAGGTGATGGTCATATTCATTGCATAGTTTATCATAATGTTCCCAAATTTGACACATAGGTGCATCTTGacattacaaacaatgttgccaaatagaGTTCCCTTATTGTTTTGCACAAAAAAATCAATTTTCATTTTGTAAGTGTCAAAAATGGGTGTTTTTTTCGAAGTAAGTACAAAAACCAGGGTGCAAAATGGCACCACTCCAATTATCACCATAAGTAGACCATATTTTATGTGCATTTACCACGTTTCATGGATTTTCTAGTTTTCTAGCTACTTTCACATATTTAAATGACTTTATGTCAATTTCCCGAaagtgattcaaatttgaactacaggtgtGTGATAGCTCTGTCATAAAAATTAGCAAGAAATATTTTTAAGTACAACAGTCATTATATGGGAGAAGCACTTAGAGTTCGGAGAGATTCAAACTCTTGTTATGAATAGCCATGTCGACCATTTTGACCCCGTTTTAAAAAAAATTCACTTTCTTTGAGTAAAAGATGGATATAAAATGGCATCACTCCAATTTTCACAAAAAATAGACCATATTCAATACCAAATCCCTCTTTTTTGATTCATTTGCATATTTCTAATATTTTTTGATATTTTCGAGTGTTGCACTCGGTAAAAGTCAGACTAAGAAAACACACTCTCAACCAATTGCACGAAGTCacatggatcgatgacgtggcggtcTTCCTTTACCTCGCCGGCTCCTTTCCCTCTCTCTCCTTATCTCCTCCCTCTCAATCACAGCCACTAACATCTCCTCTATCTTTCTTCTCTATCTTCTCACACCATGCACATCTCGCTGTCCACCACCGGCCGCCGGAGAAGAGCGGAAGACCGGCGACTTGGGCGGCGCCCTGTGCAGGCATGTTGTTCAGCCAGCCGGTCGCGACGCTGGCCAAGTTCAACCTCGAGCATGGCAGTGGCCCGGACATCTACGGCATCTTGGAGATCGACGGCTTCAACTTGCTATGCGGCTCGCCGGCGTGATGCGTGTGCGTTGTCCGGCGTTGTACGTACGTGTGTTGTGTTTGCATGTTGATGCATGCATGCTTGTGTATTGCCTATTGATGTATGTGTGTGGCTTCGCCGGCGGTATGCGCGTACATGCTTTGGATTAGAAGCTCGCCGCCTGATGTGTAAATGTACTGACGAGATGAGCAACTAGACAACGATAGATAGACCCGTCCGTCGTCTTGAGCCCCGCCCCTACCGCAAGCGCGACGAGCTCCGGTCATGATCGAGCGTCCCCGGCTGTGTCTTTTTTTTTCTGTAAAAAAGCTTTACCGAGTGCACCATTCGGACAAACATTTGTGACACCTGGCAAACTAACTGATTTCCTCCGTTTTCGTTCTCTGTTAGTAGCTTTTTGAGTTTAAATCTTTGTCGAGCGCCATGAAAACACTCGGCAAACATGTCACCGAGTGTCCGACAAATGGTTCTTGGCAAAACTTCTGTTTGCCGGAAGGGGTACACCGGATGTCCTTTGCCGAGTGTAACACTCGGCAAAACCTTTGCCGAATATTTTTTGCTCTTTGCCGAGTTTTTCTGGTACTCGGTAAAGGCGCGGATTCTAGTGATGCTTACTTTCTTCTTAGAGACGTCACTTTTAGATAATCTCTTTTTGGTGGTGGTTGAGTGTTTGGTCTTGCGGATGTTTTATCACTGCGACGGGGTTTTTGTTTTATATTTATCTTTTTTTGGCTATGTGCATCCTTTGTCTTTTAATATTGTAGAAGTGCAtactctagccaatgcaaccaaaaaaccgatctaatggaagagactaggcaacacATTATATATCAACAGATATCTTGTTGGTGCAGAGGTAGGGTGTaattggtatttttataatattaatatattcccgagtgcggctaatctgcacccgggctcatctgcacccccgcttagaaaaaaaattcaaaacaaatactagaaaaattcaaaaaattccaaattcttttgtggtggtagataatttgacgcgtgaggtgcgcaccaaaattcaactcatttgagcatctgagcagctctcggcaaaaaagacaaaatcagggtctgtaaaaatgtttactgttcatgcaCTGTTTTGATccgatttgtcatttttgccgagagctgctcagatgtccaaataagttgaattttggtgcgcacctcatgcttcaaattatctaccaccacaaaaaaaattggaattttttaaaattttctagtattttttttgaattttttgctgagagggagcagatgagcccgggcaccATTTTGAGTTTTCCTATATTCCCTTTATATATATAGAAAAAGTAAAGTTAAATACTTTGGCCTTTCCCCTTACCATCCTATTGCTCACGCCTCGAACACGTACCCATTCCCATCGCGTAATTTCTTCTCCCTTGCACTctacactactacaaaaagggctgctaatggcgcacctgttttcgctactaatggcgcactacaggtgcgccactagcaccacgccattagtttttttttctaatggcgcatctgtggtgtgccattagtatctggtatactaatgcactattagaatagcccacggtgcgccattagtatctggtatactaatggcgcaccatatagaagtgcgccattagtaacaattttttttcaaattctttcttcagaatttttttaaaaaaaattcaatttttttcgttttttcttaatatcaggtcactatggcttaatctcgggtcaatatgcttaatctcaagtcaaatcgcactatgtggtcaaacttccagaaaggtcacccatcctcacactactccagcccaagcacgcttaacttcagagttctatccaaccccagcaacagctcacttcacaggcacttgttgacaTATCTAGcgtatcaatcctattataccttgttgatgtctaggactttgttcatgtttcaaaaaatatttcaaacttcccggtcatattacatatcattttttgaaaaaaaaatcaaaaataaaaattcaaaaccaattttttttctattactagtggcgcaccgcatccaaggtgcgccactagtaagtttgaatttttttttattttttttgcatctagatcttgaaagccccatatctttttttctgttaggtttttgagaattttgaaaatgtttaacggggttcccccagttaaatttggatgtaagttttcgagtagatgatttttcatataaaaaactttttcgtccgagttcgtatgcaaaagttatgcccattttacaaatttccagagatatTTTGCATATAagttttcgagtagatgatttttcatataaaaaactttttcgtccgagttcgtatgcaaaagttatgcccattttacaaatttccagagatattttgcaaataaagtcaaaattcatatttgtaaattttcccaacaactagaccacatatcacatgggaaacttattttttttattatttttttgacatttttattattttcttttattttttaaaaaactgaaaaggcggtccacggggggtgcATTCAGTGGaacttttgggccaagttagtaatggcgcaccgtggggtggtgcgccattactagttaaactagtaatgacgcaccacacccacggcgcgccattactagttttgaaaaaaaaatgaaatttttttgaatttttttttgaaaaaacttagTAAAGGCGCACCAGTGGactgtgcgccattactaattaaaactagtaatggcgcactgtccacaggtgcgTCATTGCtaacaattttatttttatttttatttttacttttttttaaactactaatggcgcacggtgggtgtggtgcgtcattactatgtcaactagtaatgacgcactgtcccacggtgcgccattagtaacattttttttttcaaaacttctaatgacccacctgtatgtggtgcgccattagattAATGACGCACCACATGTCTGATGcgtcattagtggccatatcatctataccCCTTTTCTTAATAGTGCTAGGGAGGTCACCGCCGCGTGCTACCACCGGCTCCACACGCGCCGCCGAGCCCGTAGGTGTGGAGAGAGCAAGGTAGGAAGGAGCAGTGGAAATCGAGGGGGAATAATAAAACTTAAAAGGAACACCACATTGAACTTTATCTGAGCATCCCTTTCCTTGTGCGTGGGGAGGGAGGAATGAAGGAAGCATCCGCATGCCTTTGATGATTCGTTTCCGAAAGAAGACGCTTGCGGGCACTCGGTCCCACCGAGCAGTACAGTACATAGATACGACACCGCACCGATCGTGGACACTCctccatcgccatcgccatcgccaccgCACCGATCATGGATACTGCTCCGCCGCCGGCCGGAAACAGTACGACGGAGCAGCGAACAGAATACTTCAAATTCTTATGGAAGTGGCGCAAATACCTGCTGCTGCTCGCCATGCTGGTTGCCAGCGTCACCTACGCGGCCGGTCTCAACCCACCGGGCGGCGTTAGGTCCGACGAGGAGCCGGCGCTGTCGGCGGCCCGCCAGAAACGCATCGGCGACCCGGTTCTCCTGGCCACCAGCCCGCGTCGGTATGCCGCCTTCTTCTACTGCAACGCCGCCGCCTTTGTCACGTCCCTTGTCGTCATCATGTTCCTGCTGGACCGGCGCATCAGCGGCAACCGCGTTGGCCTCGCCGTGCTCAGCTCTGCCATGCTGCTCGACCTGCTCGCCCTCGTGGCTGCCTTCATCGCTGGGAGCTGCCGCAACGTGGTCGCGTCCATCTACGTCTCGGCGCTGTTCGCCCTCGTCTTCGCCATCCTCTGCGTGTACAAAGACCGGAGGAAGGCGGCGGTCAGGACAAGCGTGGACAAGTTCCTGATGCTGCTCTCCACCTTCGCGACGCCGCTGACCTACGGCGCGGGGTTGTCTCCGCCGGGAGGCTTCTGGAGCCAGACCGAGGCCGGGCATCGCGCGGGCGCCCCGCTGCTGCATGACGGGCCCTACAAGATCCGCTACAATGTCTTCTTCTACGCCAACGCCAACTCATTCGTGGCGTCCCTCGCCATCATCATGCTGGTCATGAGCAGGACGGCCAGCGGCAGCATCATCCGGTCGTATCTGTTGTCGGTGTGCCTTCTGGTGGAGCTGCTTGGCCTACCAGCTGCCTTCGCCGCCGGTAGCTCCACGAGGGTCGACACCACCATGTACGTCGTCTGCCTCGCGGCTGCGGCGCTCCTCATGATTGTGCTGCAGGTGGCGGCCATGTTCCTGCGTACCAGGATGCTCATGTGCAACACTTCGCCAGGACAACCAGACGCGTACGTGATTAATTAACCTCCTCGATCATGTACAAGTTAATTTACAACAAGCTTCATTTCAATAACTAGCAGGACCTGGGTGAGCTAATTTATTAGTGTCCGTCACTTGGACATATAGAAACGGGATTCGGGCTAATGGTCAGGAAGAAGACGGAGACGAAGAAGATGTCATCCGTGTGGAGAGGACAAACAACATCGAAAATGGGCAGGTAGGCCACATGGTGGAGTCGCGGTCAATTCTGCTGCTGCTGGCAACGCTCGCAGCGACGGTGACGTACCAGGCAGGGTTGAGCCCGCCCGGCGGCGTCTGGCCGCATAACAACGACCAAGGGCATCCAGATCACATCCCCGGGAACCCgatcctcctcgacattcacccCAAGAGGTACAAGGCGTTCTACTACTGCAACACGGCGGCGTTTGTGGCGTCGCTGGTTGTCATCGTCATCGTCCAGAGCAACGAGCTGAGCTCGGGCACCACCATCAGGCGGGTCACGCTCAAGACGGCCATCATACTGGGTCTGTACGGCCTCATGGGTGCCCAAGTCGCCGGGAGCTCCCCGGATGCCCCCACCACCatccagtggcggagccagctaTCTGGCAAGGCCTGGCAGCTGCCACACCTAAATTTGAACCAAATGTACTAATACGCCTATGTGCTAGACATGGACCTGGTACTACAAGTACGTAGCTGGTGGGGATGATGTAAAACTCTGCCGAACAGAGTACGAGTACATGCATGATAATAGAATATGGTATTTAAATTTGGATTTCAGTTGTATTTGCAAAATACAAAGTATTTATATATCTAATATTCTAGACAGTTTTTGGTCAGTTGCATTTTACATGCTTTTCTCGTTCATAAGCTCCGCCACACCTGAAAATTATTTCTGCATTCGCCACTGCCACCATCTACATCTTTGCCCTGGCCGTCACCGTCTTCGTCTACTCCATCGCCAATGTCTTGTCGGGTAGGCTCATAGCAAGGGTGAAGCTCATGTTCAATAGGCATGCAGAGTTGTTGCATCTCTCTAATGGCCGACCTGATGGGTCCGTGGCCGAGGACGGTAAGACTGGTGACCAACTCGAAAGGAAGCGCCAGTTCTTGCTGCAAATCGCCATCCTCGGTGCCACCATTACGTACCAAACCGGACTGAACCCGCCAGGCGGGTTTTGGCCGGAGAGCAAGGCCGAGGGGTCGCTTATCACTGGCGACCCTGTCCTCCTTGACCACTACAGGATCAGGTACCGGGTGTTCTTCTACTGCAACGCCACAGGATTCATGGCATCGATCACCACCATCTTCCTGCTGGTGAACCAGAAGCTAAACAAGCAGGGCTTCCGGAGCAAGGCGCTCCAGTTCTCCGTCATGGTCGGGCTTCTGGGCCCAGTGGGCGCTTACGCCGCCGGCAGTTGCCGGCAGCTGCACACAACCATCTTCGTCTTTGCGCTTGTGGCCGCGGTGGTCGTCTTCCTCTTCATGCAGATCCTACTTATCGTGTTGGCAAGGAGCATCCCCTGTCTACGGATGCCATGGCTTCCCAAGGGGTTGTTTGAGCCACTGGTATCATCGTCGACTTGGCTGCCCCGCAAGAACAAAAGCAACGATGAAAGGTACGTGAAACGCAAGTACTTGATGTTGGTTGGCATCCTTGGAGCAAGCATGACCTACCAGGCGGGTCTCGCGCCTCCTGGTGGGACATGGGGCGACGACGATAAAGCGTCGTccccgtcgccatcatcatcaccacacccaCTTAGCGTTGGTAACTCGATCCTACTCAACTCCAACCCGACACGGTACCAGATCTTCTTCTACTGCAATGCGACATCATTCATGGCctccatcatcgtcatcatcctgcTGATGCAGTTTGCCATGAAGCTGCAAAGAGCACCCCTGTGGGTGCTGCAAGCTGTCGTGGTGCTGGATCTACTCAGCCTGCTAGGCGCCTAGGCCGTCGGCAGCTGCAGGGACTGGGAGACGTCGGTGTACGTCATCGTGCTCGTCGCCGCCTTGGTCATCTTCATCACGATCTACGTGTTGCTGTTTGACGACATGTGGCGGAACTACTTTTCTGATACGAAAAGGATGGTGTGGAAGTACTTGACAAGAAGCAATGGTAGTGATCAGTCAGTCGCGGCCGGTACACCAGTGTAGTTTTTTTGACACTTCTTGTCTACATTCCCTTCAATGAGGAATTGGACCTTGGATGTTTGAGGCCACTTCAACTGTTATTTGGGAGTCAGGCAATTTGTTCATTCGCTGACTTTCTTTAGCTCAATCTCTTATCCTGCACATTCTGCAATTCTTTGGCGATCATAAGATTCCAAACAGCAACAACTGAACCATATTACGTCTCATGAATTTTTGTTTGCAGTTCCAACTTCCAACCACGATTTCCATCTAACGCAGTCCTAGTGAATAGATAAACCAAACAAGACGACAATTTCTGCCAAATGAAACTACTACCACAGATAACTATATGTTGATGAGCACTTTTTAGCTACACATGGGAGCTCACATAGACATACATTATGAGTGAGATAAAACAGGGCACAATGCCATCCATCTCACTAGTCAGTACACTAGTACAGTAGTCATTAACCAGATAAAAACATACAGGCACTAGTAGATATATAACAATAACTAAACACAAACATGGACAAattcaaaaaactaaaaaaacaagaATGCAAGGGACGATGATGCTAGTTCAAGGTGGCAACGGGGACGGGGATAACCGGGGATGACTCCACCATCCCCGCCCCGATCCCCGCCAATCCCCATACCCGCGATCCCCGTGAAGCTTCACGGGGACAAAACGGCCCCCATCCCCGCTAATATCGGGTACCCGATACCCTCAGGTATCCATGGGGATTTCAAAAGCTGACTAGGATAGGTGAGATTGGAGAAGACATGGTTGTTGGGAGAGGTGGAGAAAAATAATTATGTGAAATATCTACGTATTAATCTATATATTCTGCATTTGTAGTACGAATGGCATAGTTTTCGGGTATCCATGGAGTCCCCATGGGGGAATTCTATACCCATCCCCGCCACGCGAGACTAACGGGTACCCACCAGACAATACCCATGGGGCTAATTTGTCCCTCATCCCCGCTCCATGACGGGTAAATCCCCGCGGGTACCCGTCCCCACGGGGAATATTGCCATCTTGAATGCTAGTATGGAAGTAATTGTCAAATTAAAACCCGGTAATCTCCCTACTGATGTGAAGATGGTACAGAACTAACTGGTCCAAGTAGCAAGCAATGATAGTGCATACATAACAGGAGATAGATATGGCCTACACAACTTTTGGAGATTATTTATGCTACATACAGTATATATATTTTAacatattattcatttcatcatggtTGACTTCCTTTTCTTTTCCATCTTTCACATTGAATAAAAAGGACAGACACAGTGCTAGAAGCTCCCACACCAGGTGGGGTTTGGGGAAGGATTATGCGAGGCAAGGAATTTAACAACTCCAGCTGTTACCAGATTGTGTGCTCACTTAAGCACAAACAAAGCATAGATTCTATATTGTATTGTAAGACGATTCAACAGAAGCTGACTGACTCTCCAAATTCATAACTGATAACAAGTtaggaactactccctccgtcccataatgtaagacgttttttgacacacGAGTCTTgcattataggacggagggagtacattgcatGTCTCCTCTGCTCTATTTCTGTACACACGAGTCCAAGATAGATATCTTCACTTGCCCTCATTTCAAATTTCAAGAAGGCCCTATGCACTAAGCCTTGCGCCtcgtactccctctataaagaaatataagagcggaGGCCCAAGCTAGGCCGCCTTTTAGAAAACTTCACCTTTCAGGAAAATATTAAACaatatcatctactccctccgtaaagaaatataagagtgatctaaacgctcttatatttctacATGTCTCACTTGCCCTTTGCATTTATACTATGGACCCAGTATACTATTTCCATTATACTAGCCCAGGGCCAAACTAGGCCGCCGTACAAAACACTTCACCTTTCAGGAAAATATTAGACAAAATCATCTACATTACTCTTGCCCTTTGGCTTATCACTACAGACCTAGTAAATTATTTCCATTATGCTATCCAAGGCCCAAACTAGGCTCCTTTTAGAACACTCTTTCAGGAAACTGTTATACAAAAATCATCTACGTTATTCAGCTGTCATTTGGCTTATTACGACAGACCtagtaaactactccctccgtaaagaaatataagagcgtttagtgcgtttagtgatctaaacgctcttatatttctttacggagggagtatttaacatTATCCTAGCCAAGACCCAAACTAGGCGGCCTTTTTGAACAGACTGTATTTCAGGAAAATATTAGACAGAAATCATCTGCATTACACACTTGTCATTTGGCTTATTACTACGGAAGGACGGACCTAGTACACTATTCTTACACTTGTATGGTCGCATCTATAACTGATTTATGAGAAATATCTTACCACACAACGCAAAACAAGAAAGATTCTCTGAAACTGCACAGATACACTAAATAGAAAATGGATCTTGACAGCAGCATTATCACGCAATCACAGTTTCAGGAAAAAGGAACACACAACAGTTTACTATCATTTGAAATAGATAATCCTCTGATCACCGACTGAAATTTGAGTGCGACCCAACATCCTAAGGTAACATAACTTAAATTGTACACTACTAGAGTCATGAGCAACAGCTTAGTAGTATCCTCAGATCTGATGGCGGATCTGGCATAATGAAGTAGGGAGATGATTTCTAGGCCTCACCATAGGTATCCgggtatcttgatgcggaggaagagCATGGCCATGGCGTAGGcgatgacgatggcggcgacgcCGGCGCCGCCGAAGGAGACGCGCAGGCTGCGGGGCCTGGTGCGGTCGACCGCCAGATCGAGGAGGATGACCCCGACGCCCCCGAGGAGGAACATGAAGCCGGAGGAGAGGCCCTCGATGATGTACTGGCCGTTGACGCGGCctgggaggaagacgacggggcggACGGCGCCGGTGGCCGGGTCCTGCGAGCTGCCGATGCCCGGGGGCTCGACGATGACGTCGTAGAcgaggccggagacgacggcgaagTAGGTGAACAGGATGAGGGAGAAGACGACCATCGGGGACGGGAGCGCCAGGTTGGACGGCAGCTTCAGGCGGGTGCGCGGCGGctggaggaaggcgaaggggaccACGCGGAGCGCGTGGAAGAAGGGGTCCATGGAGTCGAGCCCGGATCCGTGGCTCTgggcggccgcggccgccgccgccgctgccgccgaggcGCTCCCGCCGGCGTGCTCCGATCTGGGAGCCATGGAGACTTGGGGGATTTGGGTCTGGTGTGTGTGGGCCGTGGGGGATGGTCAGTGGTGATGAAGCCGGATCGCACACATCTTAAAGCAGAGCACGCACTAGGTTTTTTTTTTTGCCTTAAAAAACTAGTTTTTTTTAGCACCACGCACTAGTGAGTATGTCGACTAACAGTTTGAAAAAACAGAGTATCGACTAACAAATTGAGAAAAGCAATTCTATCGTGGATGGATGCACCGTCCGTGCTTGCTTTGAGATTCGTTATGTACTTTCATTTTTACTGTTTTCCAGAATTTATCTTGTTTTAAAGTGTATTATTAGGATTTTTATTCCCGTCCAAGGTGTACCTTAATGTTTCATTGTGTATCGGTAAACCCTATCCAAAACAAGTGCGTTCTTTTTTACGCCACATCCACTCTGAGACCCTTAATCGTCATCGTACTTCGGCAGCAGCTATGCAGGGTGATGGTGGATGTGCGTGATGCCGGACTAAGACATTGGTACGTATCTTAAATTAGCTTCACCCCCACATAAACACTTATTACATAGATAAGATATCCGTACTtcattattactccctccgtaaagagaTACAAGCACACTTGAAGATTTTCACCGTCACAACACTTCCACTCGCAAACAGAGATAACTTGAAGGCATTTACAATAAACCTCTACAAGAGGCAAACAAGTATTTccttagagcattactagtagtacccctaaaccctcaaaccctcaaaaatAACCGCTTTTTTACGGGTTGAGACGAAAAAATCGTAAAGAATAGAACCCCTTAACCCTTAAACCCTTAAATTTTTTTAGAGGCTCAACCCCTATTCTCCTTCCCAGCCTGTAGAAACAGGGGTTGGCAGCCCGACCCCTCCCCGACCCGGTTCTCTCGTCAGTTTCGCGCGGGAGGGAGTTTTCAGCTCCCCTGGGAGTTT from Triticum aestivum cultivar Chinese Spring chromosome 4A, IWGSC CS RefSeq v2.1, whole genome shotgun sequence harbors:
- the LOC123083026 gene encoding uncharacterized protein, giving the protein MDTAPPPAGNSTTEQRTEYFKFLWKWRKYLLLLAMLVASVTYAAGLNPPGGVRSDEEPALSAARQKRIGDPVLLATSPRRYAAFFYCNAAAFVTSLVVIMFLLDRRISGNRVGLAVLSSAMLLDLLALVAAFIAGSCRNVVASIYVSALFALVFAILCVYKDRRKAAVRTSVDKFLMLLSTFATPLTYGAGLSPPGGFWSQTEAGHRAGAPLLHDGPYKIRYNVFFYANANSFVASLAIIMLVMSRTASGSIIRSYLLSVCLLVELLGLPAAFAAGSSTRVDTTMYVVCLAAAALLMIVLQVAAMFLRTRMLMCNTSPGQPDANGIRANGQEEDGDEEDVIRVERTNNIENGQVGHMVESRSILLLLATLAATVTYQAGLSPPGGVWPHNNDQGHPDHIPGNPILLDIHPKRYKAFYYCNTAAFVASLVVIVIVQSNELSSGTTIRRVTLKTAIILGLYGLMGAQVAGSSPDAPTTIQWRSQLSGKAWQLPHLNLNQMY
- the LOC123088031 gene encoding oligosaccharyltransferase complex subunit ostc, which gives rise to MAPRSEHAGGSASAAAAAAAAAAQSHGSGLDSMDPFFHALRVVPFAFLQPPRTRLKLPSNLALPSPMVVFSLILFTYFAVVSGLVYDVIVEPPGIGSSQDPATGAVRPVVFLPGRVNGQYIIEGLSSGFMFLLGGVGVILLDLAVDRTRPRSLRVSFGGAGVAAIVIAYAMAMLFLRIKIPGYLW